From one Trifolium pratense cultivar HEN17-A07 linkage group LG1, ARS_RC_1.1, whole genome shotgun sequence genomic stretch:
- the LOC123917350 gene encoding ruBisCO large subunit-binding protein subunit beta, chloroplastic-like, whose translation MASCNLSSCNLSSSASISSFPSSSSRRKSSNKVALTRKNRNPKISAMAKELHFNTDGSAIRKLQNGVNKLADLVGVTLGPKGRNVVLESKYGSPKIVNDGVTVAKEVELEDPVENIGAKLVRQAAAKTNDLAGDGTTTSVVLAQGLIAEGVKVVAAGANPVLITRGIEKTAKALVEELKLMSKEVEDSELADVAAVSAGNNYEVGNMIAEALSKVGRKGVVTLEEGKSAENSLYVVEGMQFDRGYISPYFVTDSEKMTVEFENCKLLLVDKKITNARDLINILEDAIRNGFPILIIAEDIEQEALATLVVNKLRGSLKIAALKAPGFGERKSQYLDDIAILTGGTVIREEVGLTLDKAGNEVLGTAAKVVLTKDSTTIVGDGSTQEAVTKRVSQIKNQIEAAEQDYEKEKLSERIAKLSGGVAVIQVGAQTETELKEKKLRVEDALNATKAAVEEGIVVGGGCTLLRLASKVDAIKATLANDEEKVGADIVKRALSYPLKLIAKNAGVNGSVVSEKVLSNDDTRYGYNAATGKYEDLMSAGIIDPTKVVRCCLEHAASVAKTFLMSDCVVVEIKEPESAPVGNPMDNSGYGM comes from the exons ATGGCTTCTTGCAATCTCTCCTCATGCAATCTTTCTTCCTCAGCTTCCATTTCTTCATTCCCCTCTTCTTCCTCCCGCAGAAAGTCTTCCAACAAAGTCGCTCTCACCAGAAAGAATCGGAACCCTAAAATCTCTGCCATGGCCAAGGAGTTACATTTCAACACGGATGGTTCCGCAATTAGAAAACTTCAA AATGGTGTGAACAAGCTTGCTGATTTGGTTGGTGTTACTCTTGGTCCTAAAGGAAGGAATGTTGTTCTTGAAAGCAAATATGGTTCACCTAAAATTGTCAACGATGGTGTTACTGTTGCTAAAGAG GTTGAGTTGGAGGATCCAGTTGAGAATATTGGTGCCAAATTGGTGAGACAAGCGGCCGCTAAGACAAATGACTTGGCGGGTGATGGAACCACGACTTCTGTTGTTTTGGCTCAGGGTCTTATTGCAGAAGGTGTTAAG GTTGTTGCAGCTGGTGCAAACCCTGTGCTTATTACACGTGGTATTGAGAAGACAGCGAAAGCTCTTGTCGAGGAACTTAAACTGATGTCAAAGGAG GTTGAAGACAGTGAATTGGCAGATGTGGCAGCAGTCAGTGCAGGGAACAATTATGAGGTCGGAAATATGATAGCTGAGGCATTGAGCAAGGTTGGTAGAAAGGGTGTTGTGACACTTGAAGAGGGAAAGAGTGCTGAAAACAGTCTCTATGTTGTCGAGGGAATGCAATTCGATCGAGGATACATTTCACCCTACTTTGTTACCGACAGTGAGAAAATGACTGTTGAATTTGAAAACTGCAAG TTGCTATTAGTTGACAAAAAGATAACCAATGCAAGGGATCTTATTAACATACTGGAGGATGCAATTAGAAACGGATTCCCTATCTTGATCATTGCGGAGGATATTGAACAAGAAGCTTTGGCAACTCTTGTTGTGAACAAACTTAGAGGATCACTGAAGATTGCAGCACTTAAGGCTCCTGGATTTGGAGAACGCAAGAGCCAGTACCTTGATGATATTGCCATCTTGACCGGAG GTACTGTTATCAGAGAGGAGGTTGGCCTTACCTTAGACAAAGCTGGGAATGAGGTTCTGGGTACTGCCGCCAAGGTGGTGCTCACCAAAGATTCGACCACAATTGTTGGTGATGGAAGTACCCAGGAAGCAGTTACCAAGAGAGTTTCACAGATTAAAAACCAAATTGAG GCTGCAGAACAAGATTATGAAAAGGAGAAGCTGAGCGAAAGGATTGCAAAACTGTCTGGTGGTGTGGCTGTAATACAG GTTGGTGCACAAACTGAGACAGAACTCAAGGAAAAGAAATTGAGAGTTGAAGACGCTCTTAATGCTACAAAG GCGGCTGTTGAAGAGGGTATTGTAGTTGGTGGTGGGTGCACATTGCTCAGACTTGCATCAAAGGTAGATGCAATAAAGGCTACCCTTGCCAATGATGAAGAAAAA GTTGGAGCAGACATTGTTAAAAGAGCTCTTAGTTACCCTCTGAAGTTAATAGCGAAAAATGCCGGTGTAAATGGAAGTGTTGTTAGTGAGAAG GTTCTGTCTAACGACGATACAAGATATGGATATAATGCTGCCACTGGAAAATACGAAGATTTAATGTCTGCCGGGATCATTGATCCAACAAAG GTGGTCAGATGTTGCCTGGAACATGCAGCCTCTGTTGCCAAAACCTTCTTGATGTCAGACTGTGTTGTTGTTGAGATTAAGGAACCTGAGTCTGCACCTGTTGGCAACCCCATGGACAATTCGG GCTATGGTATGTAG
- the LOC123917359 gene encoding AP2-like ethylene-responsive transcription factor ANT: MKSMMNDSNTSDDGNNHNWLGFSLSPYQMGEITSESDLSHNPNNHHHYYHHDNQVSSSAVVPSNFYMSPSMCYGVGQNSNSFHSSLSMMPLNSDGSLCIMEEALTRSQSHVMMPPKLEDFLGGATMETHHEYEGHERETMALSLDSIYYNNNVEQQDHSSYYSELACHGMYQQAPLLEQEENKEENIFCFKNFVAPRDYSLEQHHHQVNNNVVDDGSVGTVNGCGELQSLTLSMSPGSQSSCVTVPTQISSSGNDSMVVEAKKRGHGKVGKKQPVHRKSIDTFGQRTSQFRGVTRHRWTGRYEAHLWDNSCKKEGQTRKGRQVYLGGYDLEEKAARAYDLAALKYWGPSTHINFPLEKYQIELEEMNNMNRQEYVAHLRRKSSGFSRGASMYRGVTRHHQHGRWQARIGRVAGNRDLYLGTFSTQEEAAESYDVAAIKFRGLNAVTNFDMSKYNVEKIMASNTLLVGEHARRTTKKIKDCEEPKPEAKECSNNVVVTNQITNGEEIEAVNNNETNNWNQSPQQESNTCDQKTVKFGNFSMSLQDIIGIDSVGGSSQVLVDDDSTNKMKRTHFSNSSSLVTSLSSSRECSPDNKSTGPTMLFPKPPIGSKNLSPIVTNVGSWFPSSSTISMPHFPVFAAWSDA, encoded by the exons atgaagtccATGATGAATGATAGCAACACTAGTGATGATGGAAACAATCATAACTGGTTAGGATTTTCTCTCTCACCTTACCAAATGGGAGAGATTACTTCTGAGTCTGACCTTTCTCATAATCCtaataatcatcatcattaCTATCATCATGATAACCAAGTTTCTTCTTCTGCTGTTGTTCCCTCTAACTTCTACATGTCACCTTCAATGTGTTATGGTGTTGGACAAAACAGTAATTCCTTTCATTCTTCTTTATCTATGATGCCACTTAACTCTGATGGTTCACTTTGCATCATGGAAGAAGCTCTCACTAGATCACAATCACATG TGATGATGCCTCCAAAACTAGAGGATTTCCTAGGTGGTGCAACAATGGAAACACATCATGAGTATGAAGGACATGAAAGAGAAACAATGGCTTTAAGCTTAGACAGCATTTACTATAACAACAATGTTGAACAGCAAGATCATTCTTCATATTATTCAGAACTTGCATGTCATGGAATGTATCAACAAGCACCATTGTTAGAACAAGAAGAAAACAAGGAAGAAAACATTTTTTGCTTCAAGAACTTTGTGGCTCCTAGAGATTATTCTTTggaacaacatcatcatcaagtGAATAATAATGTTGTTGATGATGGTTCTGTTGGAACAGTTAATGGTTGTGGAGAGTTACAATCTCTAACCCTTTCAATGAGTCCTGGTTCACAATCAAGTTGTGTTACTGTTCCAACTCAGATTTCATCTTCTGGAAATGATTCTATGGTTGTTGAAGCTAAAAAGAGAGGTCATGGTAAAGTTGGAAAAAAGCAACCTGTTCATAGGAAATCTATTGATACATTTGGACAGAGAACTTCTCAGTTCAGAGGAGTTACAAG ACATAGATGGACTGGTAGATATGAAGCACATTTATGGGATAACAGTTGCAAGAAGGAAGGACAAACAAGGAAAGGAAGACAAG TTTATTTGG GTGGTTATGATTTGGAAGAGAAAGCTGCAAGAGCTTATGATCTTGCTGCTCTTAAGTATTGGGGTCCTTCAACACATATAAACTTCCCG CTTGAAAAATACCAAATTGAACTTGAAGAAATGAATAACATGAATAGGCAGGAATATGTTGCTCACTTGAGAAG AAAGAGTAGTGGATTTTCTAGGGGTGCATCAATGTATAGAGGGGTGACAAG GCACCACCAACATGGTAGATGGCAAGCAAGGATAGGCAGAGTTGCAGGAAATAGGGACCTTTATCTTGGCACATTCA gcACACAAGAGGAAGCAGCCGAATCATATGATGTAGCTGCAATCAAATTCCGTGGCCTAAACGCAGTCACAAACTTCGACATGTCTAAATACAATGTCGAAAAAATCATGGCTAGCAACACCCTTCTTGTCGGGGAACATGCTAGAAGAACAACGAAAAAAATTAAGGATTGTGAAGAACCAAAACCTGAGGCCAAAGAATGTAGCAACAATGTTGTTGTAACAAACCAAATCACAAATGGTGAAGAAATTGAAGCTGTGAACAACAATGAAACAAATAATTGGAATCAGTCCCCACAACAAGAGTCAAATACATGTGACCAAAAAACTGTAAAGTTTGGAAATTTTTCTATGTCCCTACAAGATATCATTGGGATTGATTCAGTAGGAGGATCTAGCCAAGTTTTGGTAGATGATGATTCCACTAACAAGATGAAAAGGACTCATTTTTCAAATTCATCTTCACTTGTGACTAGTTTAAGTAGCTCAAGAGAATGCAGCCCTGACAACAAAAGTACTGGCCCCACTATGCTTTTTCCAAAACCTCCAATTGGGTCAAAAAATTTGAGTCCTATTGTTACTAATGTTGGTTCTTGGTTTCCTTCTAGTAGTACTATCTCAATGCCGCACTTTCCGGTTTTTGCGGCTTGGAGCGATGcttag